A part of Setaria viridis chromosome 8, Setaria_viridis_v4.0, whole genome shotgun sequence genomic DNA contains:
- the LOC117833867 gene encoding uncharacterized protein yields the protein MATSTARSTTAADLLLYLSLSTASKVIAKKGGGGGGGAFRCRTCGRCFRTFQALGGHRTSHKRPRVRADGLELLLGARPGKGAASDVHRCNTCGMVFATGQALGGHMRRHRAVPETTATATAFGDSEDDAGHLPIKLIEFI from the coding sequence ATGGCCACCAGCACTGCAaggtcgacgacggcggcggactTGCTGCTCTACCTCTCGCTGTCGACGGCGAGCAAGGTCATCGCCAAGAAgggaggtggcggaggcggcggcgcgttcCGATGCCGCACCTGCGGCCGCTGCTTCCGCACGTTCCAGGCGCTCGGCGGCCACCGGACCAGCCACAAGCGGCCCCGGGTGCGCGCCGACGGCCTCGAGCTCCTGCTCGGCGCGAGGCCCGGCAAGGGAGCCGCCAGCGACGTCCACCGCTGCAACACCTGCGGCATGGTGTTCGCCACGGGGCAGGCGCTCGGCGGCCACATGCGACGCCACAGGGCGGTGCcggagacgacggcgacggcgacggcgtttGGCGATAGCGAGGATGACGCGGGCCACCTGCCCATTAAGTTAATCGAGTTCATATGA
- the LOC117833676 gene encoding disease resistance protein Pik-2 has product MDLVSGAVGSVIGKLGELLQAEYKLQKGLPQQIQSLKDELESAQTALSKVGEVRPEQLDPQVRLWAREVREASYDMEDILDTFLVEVTDPAEKKDGLLEHLNKKMSKLLKKSKARHTIAGAIDDMKKRLQEVADRRDRFSVAVSQPALPTKPDPRLADMHKEAAQLIGIEETKAELTAMLLPTPQGNGDSDISGSNNKMKIVSVVGVGGLGKTTLAKAVYDELRPRYDRGAFLSVGRKPDLAQVLKEIFLLLDKKEYEAIRDVKNESLLIGELRKFLQNKRYFIVIDDVWDITTWNIIKSVLVENDTGSRVITTTRNRDVASMEEVYKLRTLSPDHSEKLFKTRLFGVNGEYPANHPAEACEKILKKCGGVPLAIITMASLLVGKLREDWFAVCNSPGFYRGQGNQQVDDTEWILSLSYYDLPSYLRTCLLYLSVYPEDIVIEKNSLIWKWIAEGFVEKKRGTSLLQQGEEYYNQLVNRSMIQVVESLHSMGINGCRVHDMVLDLIRDLSNKENFVTISSNDDEGKSPHQSRVRRLAHQNIIMKQTQQDDHMDMAQVRSLVAFRCDIDSWVLHPSFKLLRVLALLGCRGHWEGRQGLKHIGNLLHLRYLGLRRTNIRELPEEIGKLKFLQILDLEGSKVGQLSSSVCQLTQLVCLCGHSRYTCPPDGLFLRKVTSLEYLRIRIDNLIRIDNLDEESQRQFMKDLGNLREVRVLHIIGSLKGMVQSDLVHSLGNLHKLQHLELTKYNGNSEAATREWDRVVLPQHLRYLDLDSIPLRQLPSCINPVHLPVLHYLRLHVDHMDESSLRNLGGLTELRDLNLFTARPSMACAATAANINTAVDGFFKKLRYCLLHGWMVQLVLNEDSTGVSFSIWNGMGAIAFGSKTKDEYSRSIAPQPVMPNLQELLLYVPVRDFYKDGNGSCGDLRLDCLPSLCSVIIFVDCMDASTDDVEKAEAELRNAAKLYPNGPIIRLQRLLEHRMMARSTDQDDKESVDVSAKEEERGASATGDEVAVTESGGDNPATPSC; this is encoded by the exons ATGGATCTTGTGTCCGGGGCGGTGGGCAGCGTCATCGGCAAGCTCGGCGAGCTGCTCCAGGCGGAGTACAAGCTGCAGAAGGGCCTGCCTCAGCAAATCCAGTCTCTGAAAGATGAGCTCGAGAGTGCGCAGACGGCTCTCAGCAAGGTGGGCGAGGTGCGGCCGGAGCAGCTCGATCCACAAGTCCGGCTCTGGGCTCGCGAGGTCAGGGAGGCGTCCTACGACATGGAGGACATCCTCGACACCTTCCTCGTCGAGGTGACTGACCCAgcggagaagaaggatggcctGCTGGAACATCTCAACAAGAAGATGTCCAAGTTGCTCAAAAAAAGCAAAGCGCGCCACACCATCGCCGGCGCCATCGATGACATGAAGAAGCGACTCCAGGAGGTGGCTGACCGCCGTGACAGGTTCTCGGTTGCGGTGTCGCAACCTGCGTTGCCAACGAAGCCGGATCCTCGCCTTGCCGACATGCACAAAGAAGCGGCGCAGCTCATCGGCATCGAGGAGACCAAGGCTGAACTTACAGCCATGCTTCTGCCGACGCCTCAAGGCAATGGAGATTCTGACATCTCTGGCAGCAATAACAAGATGAAGATAGTATCTGTGGTTGGAGTTGGGGGACTGGGCAAGACGACTCTTGCCAAGGCAGTTTACGATGAGCTTCGTCCGCGATATGATCGTGGAGCATTTCTTTCCGTTGGCCGGAAACCTGACCTGGCACAAGTCTTGAAAGAAATCTTCCTTCTTCTAGACAAAAAGGAGTACGAGGCCATTCGTGATGTAAAGAACGAATCCCTGCTTATTGGTGAACTCCGAAAATTCCTCCAAAACAAGAG GTACTTCATTGTTATTGACGATGTATGGGACATAACAACTTGGAACATAATCAAATCAGTCTTGGTTGAGAATGACACTGGAAGTAGAGTAATCACAACTACTCGCAATCGAGATGTAGCCAGCATGGAGGAGGTTTATAAGTTACGCACACTTTCCCCTGATCACTCAGAGAAATTATTCAAAACGAGGTTGTTTGGTGTTAATGGTGAATACCCTGCTAATCACCCTGCGGAGGCATGTGAAAAGATTCTGAAAAAATGTGGTGGTGTACCATTAGCTATCATCACAATGGCCAGTTTGCTGGTGGGTAAATTAAGAGAAGATTGGTTTGCTGTGTGCAACTCTCCTGGATTCTATCGTGGTCAGGGTAACCAGCAAGTAGATGATACTGAGTGGATATTGTCTCTTAGCTATTATGATCTTCCTTCTTATCTAAGGACCTGCTTACTGTATCTAAGTGTGTATCCAGAAGACATTGTGATTGAGAAAAATTCTTTGATATGGAAATGGATAGCTGAAGGTTTCGTGGAGAAGAAAAGAGGGACCAGCTTGTTACAGCAGGGAGAGGAATACTACAATCAGCTCGTAAATAGAAGCATGATCCAGGTGGTCGAGTCATTACATTCCATGGGCATTAATGGCTGTCGTGTTCATGACATGGTTCTTGATCTCATCCGTGACTTATCAAATAAAGAAAACTTTGTGACTATCTCATCAAATGATGATGAAGGAAAATCACCACATCAGAGCAGGGTGCGCAGGTTAGCTCACCAGAACATAATTATGAAGCAAACACAGCAGGACGATCACATGGACATGGCACAAGTGAGGTCATTGGTTGCCTTTAGGTGTGATATTGATAGTTGGGTCTTGCATCCAAGCTTTAAACTCTTGCGAGTGCTAGCTTTATTGGGATGCCGTGGACATTGGGAAGGCCGGCAGGGTCTTAAGCATATTGGAAATCTACTTCATTTGAGGTACCTTGGGCTACGACGCACAAATATTCGTGAGCTCCCGGAAGAAATAGGAAAACTTAAGTTTCTACAGATACTTGACTTGGAAGGTTCTAAAGTAGGGCAACTGTCATCGAGCGTTTGCCAGTTAACGCAGTTGGTCTGCCTATGTGGTCACTCCCGTTATACATGCCCGCCGGATGGGTTATTCCTTAGGAAGGTGACATCATTAGAGTACCTGCGTATACGTATTGATAACCTTATACGTATTGATAACCTGGATGAGGAGTCCCAGCGGCAATTTATGAAGGACCTTGGCAACCTGAGGGAAGTCAGGGTGCTCCACATTATTGGCTCGTTGAAAGGGATGGTGCAGTCAGATCTAGTGCATTCACTAGGCAATCTCCATAAACTCCAGCATCTGGAGCTGACGAAATATAATGGCAATAGTGAAGCCGCAACGAGGGAGTGGGACAGAGTGGTGCTTCCACAGCATCTCCGGTATTTGGATTTAGATTCTATACCGCTCCGTCAGCTACCATCATGTATTAATCCCGTTCATCTCCCCGTCCTCCACTACTTGCGGTTGCATGTGGATCATATGGACGAGTCAAGTCTGCGAAACTTGGGTGGGTTGACAGAGCTCCGTGACCTCAATTTGTTTACGGCTCGGCCGTCGATGGCTTGCGCGGCAACTGCAGCTAATATAAATACTGCGGTCGATGGCTTCTTCAAGAAGTTGAGATATTGCTTATTGCATGGCTGGATGGTCCAGTTGGTGCTCAACGAGGACTCCACTGGTGTTTCGTTTAGCATCTGGAATGGGATGGGTGCTATAGCATTTGGTTCCAAAACAAAGGACGAGTACAGCAGATCAATAGCACCACAACCAGTGATGCCGAACCTCCAAGAGCTTCTGCTTTACGTTCCCGTCAGGGACTTTTATAAGGATGGAAATGGTAGCTGCGGTGATCTCAGGCTGGATTGCCTCCCTTCGCTTTGCAGTGTCATAATATTTGTCGACTGTATGGATGCCTCTACTGATGACGTGGAGAAGGCAGAGGCTGAGCTGAGGAATGCAGCAAAACTCTATCCCAACGGGCCCATAATCAGACTCCAACGACTCCTTGAACATAGGATGATGGCACGATCTACAGACCAAGATGACAAAGAG TCCGTCGATGTTTCCGCGAAAGAAGAGGAGCGCGGGGCCTCAGCAACTGGCGATGAAGTCGCTGTCACGGAGTCAGGAGGTGACAACCCCGCGACGCCTAGCTGTTGA